Proteins from a genomic interval of Musa acuminata AAA Group cultivar baxijiao chromosome BXJ1-9, Cavendish_Baxijiao_AAA, whole genome shotgun sequence:
- the LOC135582138 gene encoding shaggy-related protein kinase iota isoform X3, which yields MASLPLGPHHPPPPPGHAAAAASLNLAPPPRTELADNKQASVVEGNEPVTGHIISTTIGGKNGEPKQTLSYMAERVVGTGSFGIVFQAKCLETRETVAIKKVLQDKRYKNRELQLMRTMAHPNVISLKHCFFSSTSRDELFLNLVMEYVPESLYGVLRHYSNVNQRMPLIFVKLYTYQIFRGLAYIHTVPGVCHRDLKPQNILVDPLTHQVKLCDFGSAKVLVKGEANISYICSRYYRAPELIFGATEYTTSIDIWSAGCVLAELLLGQPLFPGDSAVNQLVEIIKVLGTPTREEIRCMNPGYTEFRFPQIKAHPWHKIFHKRMPPEAIDLTSRLLQYSPSFRCTALEACTHPFFDELREPNARLPNGRPLPPLYNFKQEFFYLRS from the exons ATGGCTTCGCTGCCGCTGGGACCTCACCATCCCCCACCACCGCCCGgccacgccgccgccgccgcctccctgAACCTCGCGCCACCTCCCCGTACGGAATTGGCCGACAACAAG CAAGCATCTGTTGTCGAGGGGAATGAACCAGTAACTGGTcatatcatctccaccaccatcggAGGCAAGAATGGCGAACCAAAGCAG ACCCTTAGTTATATGGCAGAGCGTGTTGTGGGGACGGGCTCATTCGGAATTGTCTTCCAG GCCAAATGTTTGGAAACGAGAGAAACAGTTGCAATAAAGAAGGTTTTACAGGACAAAAGATACAAAAATCGTGAACTTCAATTGATGCGCACAATGGCTCATCCAAATGTTATCTCTCTAAAGCATTGTTTCTTCTCATCCACAAGTAGAGATGAGCTTTTCCTTAACCTAGTTATGGAATATGTGCCTGAATCTCTTTATGGTGTCCTAAGGCATTATAGCAATGTGAATCAGAGGATGCCACTCATCTTTGTGAAGTTGTATACATATCAG ATATTTAGAGGTCTGGCTTATATCCATACTGTTCCAGGAGTTTGTCATAGAGATTTGAAGCCACAAAATATTCTCGTAG ATCCCCTCACTCACCAAGTCAAGCTATGTGATTTTGGAAGTGCAAAAGTTCTG GTTAAGGGTGAAGCAAACATATCTTACATTTGTTCTCGCTATTACCGTGCTCCAGAGCTTATTTTTGGCGCAACAGAATATACAACATCCATAGATATATGGTCAGCAGGTTGTGTTCTTGCTGAGTTACTACTTGGCCAG CCATTATTTCCTGGAGACAGTGCTGTCAATCAGCTTGTTGAGATAATCAAG GTTCTTGGAACTCCAACCCGTGAGGAAATTCGGTGCATGAATCCTGGCTACACAGAGTTCAGATTTCCACAGATAAAAGCTCATCCATGGCATAAG ATTTTCCACAAGCGAATGCCGCCAGAAGCGATAGATCTTACGTCACGCCTCCTCCAATACTCCCCAAGTTTTCGTTGCACTGCA TTGGAAGCATGCACCCATCCCTTCTTTGATGAACTGCGAGAACCCAATGCACGATTGCCAAATGGtcgccctcttcctcctctttatAACTTTAAACAAGAA
- the LOC135582138 gene encoding shaggy-related protein kinase eta isoform X2 yields MASLPLGPHHPPPPPGHAAAAASLNLAPPPRTELADNKQASVVEGNEPVTGHIISTTIGGKNGEPKQTLSYMAERVVGTGSFGIVFQAKCLETRETVAIKKVLQDKRYKNRELQLMRTMAHPNVISLKHCFFSSTSRDELFLNLVMEYVPESLYGVLRHYSNVNQRMPLIFVKLYTYQIFRGLAYIHTVPGVCHRDLKPQNILVDPLTHQVKLCDFGSAKVLVKGEANISYICSRYYRAPELIFGATEYTTSIDIWSAGCVLAELLLGQPLFPGDSAVNQLVEIIKVLGTPTREEIRCMNPGYTEFRFPQIKAHPWHKIFHKRMPPEAIDLTSRLLQYSPSFRCTALEACTHPFFDELREPNARLPNGRPLPPLYNFKQELAGASPDLINKLIPEHARRQSGFSCLHMAGT; encoded by the exons ATGGCTTCGCTGCCGCTGGGACCTCACCATCCCCCACCACCGCCCGgccacgccgccgccgccgcctccctgAACCTCGCGCCACCTCCCCGTACGGAATTGGCCGACAACAAG CAAGCATCTGTTGTCGAGGGGAATGAACCAGTAACTGGTcatatcatctccaccaccatcggAGGCAAGAATGGCGAACCAAAGCAG ACCCTTAGTTATATGGCAGAGCGTGTTGTGGGGACGGGCTCATTCGGAATTGTCTTCCAG GCCAAATGTTTGGAAACGAGAGAAACAGTTGCAATAAAGAAGGTTTTACAGGACAAAAGATACAAAAATCGTGAACTTCAATTGATGCGCACAATGGCTCATCCAAATGTTATCTCTCTAAAGCATTGTTTCTTCTCATCCACAAGTAGAGATGAGCTTTTCCTTAACCTAGTTATGGAATATGTGCCTGAATCTCTTTATGGTGTCCTAAGGCATTATAGCAATGTGAATCAGAGGATGCCACTCATCTTTGTGAAGTTGTATACATATCAG ATATTTAGAGGTCTGGCTTATATCCATACTGTTCCAGGAGTTTGTCATAGAGATTTGAAGCCACAAAATATTCTC GTAGATCCCCTCACTCACCAAGTCAAGCTATGTGATTTTGGAAGTGCAAAAGTTCTG GTTAAGGGTGAAGCAAACATATCTTACATTTGTTCTCGCTATTACCGTGCTCCAGAGCTTATTTTTGGCGCAACAGAATATACAACATCCATAGATATATGGTCAGCAGGTTGTGTTCTTGCTGAGTTACTACTTGGCCAG CCATTATTTCCTGGAGACAGTGCTGTCAATCAGCTTGTTGAGATAATCAAG GTTCTTGGAACTCCAACCCGTGAGGAAATTCGGTGCATGAATCCTGGCTACACAGAGTTCAGATTTCCACAGATAAAAGCTCATCCATGGCATAAG ATTTTCCACAAGCGAATGCCGCCAGAAGCGATAGATCTTACGTCACGCCTCCTCCAATACTCCCCAAGTTTTCGTTGCACTGCA TTGGAAGCATGCACCCATCCCTTCTTTGATGAACTGCGAGAACCCAATGCACGATTGCCAAATGGtcgccctcttcctcctctttatAACTTTAAACAAGAA
- the LOC135582138 gene encoding shaggy-related protein kinase eta isoform X4: MAERVVGTGSFGIVFQAKCLETRETVAIKKVLQDKRYKNRELQLMRTMAHPNVISLKHCFFSSTSRDELFLNLVMEYVPESLYGVLRHYSNVNQRMPLIFVKLYTYQIFRGLAYIHTVPGVCHRDLKPQNILVDPLTHQVKLCDFGSAKVLVKGEANISYICSRYYRAPELIFGATEYTTSIDIWSAGCVLAELLLGQPLFPGDSAVNQLVEIIKVLGTPTREEIRCMNPGYTEFRFPQIKAHPWHKIFHKRMPPEAIDLTSRLLQYSPSFRCTALEACTHPFFDELREPNARLPNGRPLPPLYNFKQELAGASPDLINKLIPEHARRQSGFSCLHMAGT; the protein is encoded by the exons ATGGCAGAGCGTGTTGTGGGGACGGGCTCATTCGGAATTGTCTTCCAG GCCAAATGTTTGGAAACGAGAGAAACAGTTGCAATAAAGAAGGTTTTACAGGACAAAAGATACAAAAATCGTGAACTTCAATTGATGCGCACAATGGCTCATCCAAATGTTATCTCTCTAAAGCATTGTTTCTTCTCATCCACAAGTAGAGATGAGCTTTTCCTTAACCTAGTTATGGAATATGTGCCTGAATCTCTTTATGGTGTCCTAAGGCATTATAGCAATGTGAATCAGAGGATGCCACTCATCTTTGTGAAGTTGTATACATATCAG ATATTTAGAGGTCTGGCTTATATCCATACTGTTCCAGGAGTTTGTCATAGAGATTTGAAGCCACAAAATATTCTCGTAG ATCCCCTCACTCACCAAGTCAAGCTATGTGATTTTGGAAGTGCAAAAGTTCTG GTTAAGGGTGAAGCAAACATATCTTACATTTGTTCTCGCTATTACCGTGCTCCAGAGCTTATTTTTGGCGCAACAGAATATACAACATCCATAGATATATGGTCAGCAGGTTGTGTTCTTGCTGAGTTACTACTTGGCCAG CCATTATTTCCTGGAGACAGTGCTGTCAATCAGCTTGTTGAGATAATCAAG GTTCTTGGAACTCCAACCCGTGAGGAAATTCGGTGCATGAATCCTGGCTACACAGAGTTCAGATTTCCACAGATAAAAGCTCATCCATGGCATAAG ATTTTCCACAAGCGAATGCCGCCAGAAGCGATAGATCTTACGTCACGCCTCCTCCAATACTCCCCAAGTTTTCGTTGCACTGCA TTGGAAGCATGCACCCATCCCTTCTTTGATGAACTGCGAGAACCCAATGCACGATTGCCAAATGGtcgccctcttcctcctctttatAACTTTAAACAAGAA
- the LOC135582138 gene encoding shaggy-related protein kinase eta isoform X1, producing MASLPLGPHHPPPPPGHAAAAASLNLAPPPRTELADNKQASVVEGNEPVTGHIISTTIGGKNGEPKQTLSYMAERVVGTGSFGIVFQAKCLETRETVAIKKVLQDKRYKNRELQLMRTMAHPNVISLKHCFFSSTSRDELFLNLVMEYVPESLYGVLRHYSNVNQRMPLIFVKLYTYQIFRGLAYIHTVPGVCHRDLKPQNILVDPLTHQVKLCDFGSAKVLVKGEANISYICSRYYRAPELIFGATEYTTSIDIWSAGCVLAELLLGQPLFPGDSAVNQLVEIIKVLGTPTREEIRCMNPGYTEFRFPQIKAHPWHKIFHKRMPPEAIDLTSRLLQYSPSFRCTALEACTHPFFDELREPNARLPNGRPLPPLYNFKQELAGASPDLINKLIPEHARRQSGFSCLHMAGT from the exons ATGGCTTCGCTGCCGCTGGGACCTCACCATCCCCCACCACCGCCCGgccacgccgccgccgccgcctccctgAACCTCGCGCCACCTCCCCGTACGGAATTGGCCGACAACAAG CAAGCATCTGTTGTCGAGGGGAATGAACCAGTAACTGGTcatatcatctccaccaccatcggAGGCAAGAATGGCGAACCAAAGCAG ACCCTTAGTTATATGGCAGAGCGTGTTGTGGGGACGGGCTCATTCGGAATTGTCTTCCAG GCCAAATGTTTGGAAACGAGAGAAACAGTTGCAATAAAGAAGGTTTTACAGGACAAAAGATACAAAAATCGTGAACTTCAATTGATGCGCACAATGGCTCATCCAAATGTTATCTCTCTAAAGCATTGTTTCTTCTCATCCACAAGTAGAGATGAGCTTTTCCTTAACCTAGTTATGGAATATGTGCCTGAATCTCTTTATGGTGTCCTAAGGCATTATAGCAATGTGAATCAGAGGATGCCACTCATCTTTGTGAAGTTGTATACATATCAG ATATTTAGAGGTCTGGCTTATATCCATACTGTTCCAGGAGTTTGTCATAGAGATTTGAAGCCACAAAATATTCTCGTAG ATCCCCTCACTCACCAAGTCAAGCTATGTGATTTTGGAAGTGCAAAAGTTCTG GTTAAGGGTGAAGCAAACATATCTTACATTTGTTCTCGCTATTACCGTGCTCCAGAGCTTATTTTTGGCGCAACAGAATATACAACATCCATAGATATATGGTCAGCAGGTTGTGTTCTTGCTGAGTTACTACTTGGCCAG CCATTATTTCCTGGAGACAGTGCTGTCAATCAGCTTGTTGAGATAATCAAG GTTCTTGGAACTCCAACCCGTGAGGAAATTCGGTGCATGAATCCTGGCTACACAGAGTTCAGATTTCCACAGATAAAAGCTCATCCATGGCATAAG ATTTTCCACAAGCGAATGCCGCCAGAAGCGATAGATCTTACGTCACGCCTCCTCCAATACTCCCCAAGTTTTCGTTGCACTGCA TTGGAAGCATGCACCCATCCCTTCTTTGATGAACTGCGAGAACCCAATGCACGATTGCCAAATGGtcgccctcttcctcctctttatAACTTTAAACAAGAA
- the LOC135592591 gene encoding CBL-interacting protein kinase 19-like: MAAARNQPDKRARKEPKILLGRFEVGKLLGAGTFAKVYVARNVRTDELVAIKALDKEKIVRWGLVAHIKREIAILRRVRHPYIVELFEVMATKTKIYFVMEYVRGGELFSRVAKGRLREDTARRYFQQLISAVAFCHARGVFHRDLKPENLLVDENGDLKVSDFGLSAVAEQSRGGDGLLHTFCGTPAYVAPEVLSRRGYDGSKVDIWSCGVILFVLMAGYLPFHDRNIVAMYRKIYKGDFRCPRWFSQDLVRLLRRLLDTNSRTRITIPEIMEDKWFKKGFRHVQFYMDDDQLHTLDDPLLQIDEQSEATTAWETESDCSVVSCPSALSDDRRAARQGMPRPPSLNAFDIISFSRGFDLSGLFEETGEETRFLSKEPVPIIISKLEEIAKVVSFTVRRKDCRVSLEGTREGERGPLTIAAEIFELTPSIVVVEVKKKAGEREAYEEFCNKELKPGLRHLVYESIHATKAASQQCPN, from the coding sequence ATGGCAGCAGCCAGAAACCAGCCGGATAAGCGGGCGAGGAAGGAGCCCAAGATCCTCCTCGGACGCTTCGAGGTGGGGAAGCTCCTCGGCGCCGGGACCTTCGCCAAGGTCTACGTCGCTCGCAACGTCCGCACCGACGAGCTCGTGGCGATCAAGGCTCTTGACAAGGAGAAGATCGTCAGGTGGGGGCTCGTCGCGCACATCAAGCGGGAGATCGCCATCCTCCGCCGCGTTCGCCACCCTTACATCGTGGAGCTCTTCGAGGTCATGGCCACCAAGACCAAGATCTACTTCGTCATGGAGTACGTCCGCGGCGGCGAGCTCTTCTCCCGCGTCGCCAAGGGCCGGCTCCGGGAAGACACCGCCCGCCGCTACTTCCAGCAGCTCATCTCCGCCGTGGCCTTCTGCCACGCCCGCGGCGTCTTCCACCGCGACCTCAAGCCCGAGAACCTGCTGGTCGACGAGAACGGCGACCTCAAGGTCTCCGACTTCGGGCTGTCGGCCGTCGCCGAGCAGAGCCGAGGCGGCGACGGCCTGCTACATACCTTCTGCGGGACACCAGCGTATGTCGCGCCGGAAGTGCTGTCGAGGAGGGGCTACGACGGCTCCAAGGTCGACATCTGGTCATGCGGCGTTATCCTCTTCGTGTTGATGGCCGGATACCTCCCGTTCCACGACCGCAATATCGTGGCGATGTACAGAAAGATCTACAAAGGCGATTTCAGGTGCCCGCGGTGGTTCTCGCAGGACCTCGTCCGGCTTCTACGCCGCCTGCTCGACACCAACTCCCGGACCCGGATCACGATCCCGGAGATCATGGAGGATAAGTGGTTCAAGAAAGGCTTCCGCCATGTCCAATTCTACATGGACGACGACCAGCTACACACCCTGGACGATCCCCTGCTGCAGATCGATGAACAGAGCGAAGCCACAACCGCGTGGGAAACCGAATCCGACTGCTCGGTTGTCTCCTGCCCCTCGGCATTGTCCGATGACAGGCGGGCGGCGCGGCAGGGGATGCCGAGGCCGCCAAGTCTCAATGCATTCGACATAATATCCTTCTCCAGGGGATTCGACCTCTCAGGGTTGTTCGAAGAGACCGGGGAGGAGACCAGGTTCCTGTCCAAGGAGCCCGTACCCATCATTATATCGAAGTTGGAGGAGATCGCCAAGGTGGTGAGTTTCACAGTGAGGAGGAAGGATTGTCGAGTGAGCTTGGAAGGCACGAGAGAAGGGGAGAGGGGGCCATTGACAATTGCAGCCGAGATATTCGAGCTCACaccatcaattgtagtggtcgagGTGAAGAAGAAAGCAGGAGAAAGGGAGGCATACGAGGAGTTCTGCAACAAGGAGCTGAAACCTGGGTTGCGGCACCTCGTCTACGAGTCGATCCACGCAACCAAAGCTGCTTCTCAACAGTGCCCTAATTAA
- the LOC103997090 gene encoding uncharacterized protein LOC103997090, protein MLKNLMEDKKIDLDAPLLSVRRFSAGAVAASSPTPPVSNGEEGDQRPPPPRRSSLPFYKSDLKSGPVRVPGVVPFVWEQTPGQPKDGSVRSSNVKPLVAPKPPPGNSVRTRKAVTFASDYVTARSSESPKDDPKIVEGENVDKEEKVGKKPEHQPVLAVDNREEEVEEYDDDNDAFSDALDTLSRTDSMFMNCSVSGLSGVPEAAKLSGRFPKDPPVRDFMLERFLPAAQAMACESPQYAFRKATAPPREAIKPADRVLISDNRRPAPIPYQNKPDYVPHYAKELEQVDSYDDDEEDEEYYQDAGNLSSKACGLLPKFCLKSSFCLLNPVPVMKVQRHLRRPPRGRTGNPQIRNMHPLSHSRVEEEPSWGAVFRHKLEQEHQAQVAELSRFRSESDSLTPDGSSPYQHSVTSPYQSEGPPTSLHEEKGPLGVVSRESKSSKADGSDVGEKVVEVHWEINHSSRLGSGTMSPALEKTLYVDVENRLGSSDSKSSSFNTVKDTRSMTSSGEVGTESKRMEESLVAKVHERDALHPEVCNVAEPVLPFTLKKLNHGYINGDTDLKHGYKDSDPPNLKSNQNPLQSLLPPPLPKSPSESWLSRTLPSVASKNPAPQSLLGIQLHPRKQTLHVSSIDVIQETTIKPSKPRHRQIRFAEVLAKPESPKSEI, encoded by the exons ATGCTGAAGAATCTGATGGAGGACAAGAAGATCGACTTGGATGCCCCGCTCCTCTCCGTCCGGAGATTCTCAGCGGGAGCGGTGGCGGCGTCTTCTCCGACTCCGCCCGTATCCAATGGGGAGGAGGGCGATCAACGGCCTCCGCCGCCGAGAAGGTCGTCGTTGCCTTTCTATAAGTCGGATTTGAAGTCGGGCCCCGTGCGTGTCCCTGGCGTCGTCCCCTTCGTCTGGGAACAGACGCCCGGCCAGCCCAAGGACGGGTCGGTTCGCTCCTCCAATGTGAAACCTCTGGTGGCGCCAAAGCCGCCGCCTGGCAATAGCGTCCGAACTCGTAAAGCTGTGACCTTTGCCTCTGATTATGTCACTGCCAGATCCTCCGAGTCCCCTAAAGACGATCCTAAGATTGTAGAGGGAGAGAATGTGGACAAGGAAGAGAAGGTAGGGAAGAAGCCAGAACACCAGCCCGTTCTGGCGGTGGACAACcgcgaagaagaagtagaagaatatGACGATGACAATGATGCCTTCTCCGATGCGCTTGATACGCTATCACGAACCGACTCCATGTTCATGAATTGCAGTGTCAGTGGCCTCAGTGGAGTCCCAGAAGCAGCCAAGCTCTCAGGCAGGTTTCCGAAGGACCCCCCAGTCCGGGACTTCATGTTGGAGAGGTTCTTGCCCGCTGCCCAGGCCATGGCTTGCGAATCACCTCAGTACGCCTTCAGGAAAGCAACTGCCCCTCCACGAGAGGCTATAAAGCCTGCCGATAGGGTCCTAATTAGCGATAATAGGAGGCCTGCTCCTATTCCTTACCAGAACAAGCCTGATTACGTACCGCATTATGCTAAGGAGCTAGAACAAGTGGATagctatgatgatgatgaggaagatgaggaatACTATCAGGATGCTGGCAATTTGTCATCGAAAGCTTGTGGTTTGCTTCCAAAGTTTTGTTTAAAGAGTTCCTTTTGTCTTCTAAATCCTGTTCCAGTTATGAAGGTACAACGACACCTGCGCAGGCCACCAAGGGGGAGAACTGGAAACCCCCAGATAAGAAACATGCATCCCTTGTCTCATAGTCGAGTTGAAGAGGAG CCTTCATGGGGAGCTGTTTTTAGGCACAAATTGGAGCAGGAACATCAAGCACAAGTGGCAGAACTGAGTAGATTCAGGAGTGAATCCGATTCCCTGACACCTGATGGCTCCTCTCCCTATCAACATTCAGTAACATCTCCTTATCAGAGTGAAGGCCCTCCAACATCACTTCATGAAGAGAAGGGTCCTCTTGGAGTTGTAAGCAGAGAAAGCAAGAGTAGTAAGGCTGATGGTTCTGATGTGGGTGAGAAAGTCGTTGAGGTCCACTGGGAAATAAATCATAGCAGCCGATTGGGTTCAGGCACCATGAGCCCTGCACTGGAGAAAACTCTTTATGTGGATGTAGAGAATAGGCTGGGATCTTCAGATTCAAAGTCAAGTTCTTTCAATACTGTCAAAGACACTAGAAGTATGACGAGCTCCGGTGAGGTTGGTACAGAAAGTAAGAGAATGGAAGAAAGTTTAGTTGCCAAAGTTCATGAAAGGGATGCATTGCATCCGGAAGTCTGCAATGTTGCTGAGCCTGTTTTACCTTTcactttaaaaaaattgaatcaTGGGTATATAAATGGTGATACTGACCTCAAACATGGTTACAAAGATAGTGATCCACCAAATCTGAAGAGTAACCAAAATCCTTTGCAGTCACTCCTGCCTCCACCATTGCCTAAATCACCATCTGAGTCCTGGCTCTCTCGTACATTGCCTTCTGTTGCATCAAAAAATCCAGCTCCCCAGTCATTACTAGGCATTCAACTTCATCCTAGGAAACAAACCTTGCATGTATCCTCAATTGATGTGATTCAAGAAACAACTATTAAACCTTCGAAACCACGACATCGCCAGATTCGGTTTGCTGAG GTGTTGGCAAAACCTGAATCTCCAAAGTCAGAAATTTGA